A window from Gallus gallus isolate bGalGal1 chromosome 5, bGalGal1.mat.broiler.GRCg7b, whole genome shotgun sequence encodes these proteins:
- the BEST1 gene encoding bestrophin-1, giving the protein MTVTYTNRVADARLGTFSQLLLQWKGSIYKLLYSEFLIFISLYFAISLVYRLILSESQRLMFEKLALYCNSYAELIPVSFVLGFYVSLVVSRWWAQYESIPWPDRIMNLVSCNVDGEDEYGRLLRRTLMRYSNLCSVLILRSVSTAVYKRFPSMEHVVRAGLMTPEEHKKFESLNSPHNKFWIPCVWFSNLAVKARNEGRIRDSVLLQGILNELNTLRSQCGRLYGYDWISIPLVYTQVVTVAVYSFFLACLIGRQFLDPEKAYPGHELDLFVPVFTFLQFFFYAGWLKVAEQLINPFGEDDDDFETNWLIDRNLQVSLMAVDEMHQDLPILEKDLYWNEPDPQPPYTAATAEYKRPSFLGSTFDISMQKEEMEFQPLEQIKENEEANHSTPLLGHLGRLLGVQSPSFSRSSSRMNLLRRRGEPTSPFSHYTYQDMGKSGNISHPRGDTNSQEHWDGEDRKLREFDAFISTPFYERPGFYSAPQTPISSIPMIFPSRRQGRKKPPALSSIAACSNSLKDVVNSSPSRMSDTYKSQSSLGSGAKETFIWPTERNKGPDSLVVMVEEEKSNSSSKSREAAITGSPAALSTASDSPKFPFLAESPDHEQQGSFKSLKSLKGSHPPWLTLENAATTTSNCEQLSAFPQPGNIPPSSSTSLCFSFTPVSSPVLERSPIGNRGPDTHSLSSEDTASAPDQHPSEVSRSVRDTANRSSNAPPTRETRRAESPSTNDSGISLAEGDYVGLMEVIMEASESVCEEQMDQCS; this is encoded by the exons ATGACAGTGACATACACTAACCGCGTGGCCGATGCCCGCCTCGGCACCTTctcacagctcctgctccaATGGAAAGGCAGCATCTACAAACTCCTCTACTCTGAGTTCCTTATTTTCATCTCCCTCTACTTCGCCATCAGCCTTGTCTACAG GCTGATCCTCAGTGAAAGCCAAAGGCTGATGTTTGAGAAGCTGGCACTCTACTGCAACAGCTATGCTGAGCTAATCCCTGTGTCCTTTGTGCTGG GTTTCTACGTGTCCCTGGTGGTGTCCCGCTGGTGGGCGCAGTACGAGAGCATCCCATGGCCTGACCGCATCATGAACTTGGTCTCCTGCAACGTGGACGGGGAGGATGAGTACGGGCGGCTGCTGCGCCGCACCCTGATGCGCTACAGCAACCTGTGCAGCGTGCTGATCTTGCGCTCCGTCAGCACCGCTGTCTACAAGCGCTTCCCCAGCATGGAGCACGTCGTGAGGGCAG GCCTCATGACACCTGAAGAGCACAAGAAGTTTGAGAGCTTGAATTCCCCCCACAACAAGTTTTGGATCCCATGCGTGTGGTTCTCCAATCTGGCTGTGAAAGCAAGGAATGAGGGGAGGATCCGGGACAGCGTGCTGCTCCAAGGCATCCTGAAT GAGCTCAACACTTTGCGCAGCCAATGCGGGCGGCTCTATGGGTATGACTGGATCAGCATTCCCCTGGTCTACACCCAG GTGGTGACCGTGGCTGTTTACAGCTTCTTCCTGGCCTGTCTGATCGGGCGGCAGTTCCTGGATCCTGAAAAAGCGTACCCTGGCCACGAACTGGATCTCTTCGTGCCTGTCTTTACgtttttgcagttcttcttctATGCTGGCTGGTTAAAG GTGGCCGAGCAGCTAATTAACCCTTTTGGGGAGGACGATGATGACTTTGAAACCAACTGGCTCATCGACAGGAACCTGCAG GTCTCCCTTATGGCAGTGGATGAGATGCATCAGGATTTGCCCATTCTGGAGAAGGACCTATACTGGAACGAGCCTGATCCACAACCACCTTacactgcagccactgctgaaTACAAACGCCCATCGTTCCTTGGATCAACCTTTGATATCAG CatgcagaaagaagagatggaGTTCCAGCCCCTGGAGCAAATTAAAGAGAACGAGGAAGCAAACCATTCCACGCCACTACTGGGACACCTGGGCCGCCTCCTGGGTGTCCAGTCACCGAGTTTCTCCAGATCCTCTTCCCGGATGAACCTACTGCGCAGGCGAGGGGAGCCCACGTCCCCCTTCTCCCATTACACATACCAAGACATGGGCAAGTCGGGAAACATCAGTCACCCAAGGGGAGACACCAACTCACAGGAGCACTGGGACGGCGAGGATAGAAAACTAAGGGAGTTTGACGCCTTCATATCGACCCCATTTTACGAGAGACCTGGTTTCTACAGTGCCCCACAGACACCCATCAGCTCCATCCCCATGATCTTCCCTTCCAGACGCCAAGGGCGCAAGAAGCCGCCCGCGCTCTCCAGCATAGCTGCCTGCTCAAATTCTCTTAAGGATGTCGTCAACTCCTCACCTTCCAGGATGAGTGACACGTACAAAAGCCAGAGCTCCCTCGGCTCAGGCGCAAAGGAAACCTTTATTTGGCCAACAGAACGGAATAAAGGTCCTGACTCACTGGTTGTAAtggtggaggaagaaaagagcaactctagcagcaaaagcagagaagctgcCATCACTGGAAGTCCAGCAGCTCTGTCCACAGCATCAGACAGCCCTAAATTCCCTTTCCTAGCAGAGTCCCCAGACCACGAACAGCAGGGCAGCTTCAAAAGTCTGAAGAGTTTAAAAGGCTCCCACCCACCCTGGCTGACCCTGGAGAACGCAGCAACGACCACTTCCAATTGTGAGCAGTTGAGTGCCTTCCCCCAACCTGGCAACATAccgcccagcagcagcacctccctctgcttctcATTCACTCCTGTCTCATCTCCAGTGCTGGAGAGATCGCCCATAGGGAACAGAGGCCCTGATACTCACAGCCTAAGTTCAGAAGACACAGCTAGTGCACCAGACCAGCATCCATCAGAGGTTTCCAGGAGCGTGAGAGATACAGCAAACAGAAGTAGCAATGCTCCTCCTACGAGAGAGACAAGAAGAGCAGAAAGTCCATCCACTAATGACTCTGGCATCTCTCTTGCTGAGGGTGACTACGTGGGGCTGATGGAGGTGATCATGGAGGCAAGTGAAAGCGTATGTGAAGAGCAGATGGATCAGTGCAGCTAG
- the FTH1 gene encoding ferritin heavy chain: protein MATPPSQVRQNYHQDCEAAINRQINLELYASYVYLSMSYYFDRDDVALKNFAKYFLHQSHEEREHAEKLMKLQNQRGGRIFLQDIKKPDRDDWENGLTAMECALHLEKNVNQSLLELHKLATEKNDPHLCDFIETHYLDEQVKAIKQLGDHVTNLRKMGAPKYGMAEYLFDKHTLGESDS, encoded by the exons ATGGCTACGCCTCCTTCCCAGGTGCGCCAGAACTACCACCAGGACTGCGAAGCCGCCATCAACCGGCAGATCAACCTGGAGCTCTACGCCTCCTACGTGTACCTCAGCATG TCCTACTATTTTGACCGGGATGATGTGGCTCTGAAAAACTTTGCCAAGTACTTCCTGCACCAGTCCCACGAGGAGCGTGAACATGCTGAGAAGCTGATGAAGCTGCAAAACCAGAGGGGTGGACGCATCTTCTTGCAGGACATCAAG AAACCGGATCGTGATGACTGGGAGAATGGACTGACTGCAATGGAGTGTGCCCTGCACCTGGAGAAGAATGTGAACCAGTCGCTGTTAGAGCTGCACAAATTGGCAACTGAAAAGAATGACCCACAC TTGTGTGACTTCATTGAGACTCACTACCTGGATGAGCAGGTGAAAGCCATCAAGCAGCTGGGTGACCATGTGACCAACCTGCGGAAGATGGGGGCACCCAAGTATGGCATGGCAGAGTACCTGTTTGACAAGCACACCCTCGGGGAAAGTGACAGCTGA